A window of the Thermoanaerobacter uzonensis DSM 18761 genome harbors these coding sequences:
- a CDS encoding sugar ABC transporter substrate-binding protein: MESKNVIKVIVAIALMIILGVLVFLTVKHVVAYREVKNLNSNLDKKEHKIKIGFSLGTLKEERWIKDRDILMAKLRELGAEVLVQNANNDDQDQLKQVRYLLDQKIDVLIIVPNDLEKASYAVSLAQKEGVKVISYDRLVTKSNVDLYISFDNVKVGKLMAEYLVKKVPKGNYLIINGATTDNNTKMIKEGYDSVLNSRIESGDIKIVKEDWAPNWMTEYAFNSTDELLQKGVKIDAVIAGDDALAGGIIEALSEHRLAGKVLVAAQDADLAACQRIVEGTQAMTVYKPIDKLAEATAKMAMKLARGEKLNVKNTIYDGKYYVPYYVLEPIAVDKTNIDDTVIKDGFHNRDEVYRNISK, from the coding sequence GTGGAGAGTAAAAATGTAATCAAAGTGATAGTAGCAATTGCCCTTATGATTATTTTAGGTGTTTTAGTTTTTTTGACTGTTAAGCATGTAGTAGCATATAGAGAGGTAAAGAACCTAAATTCTAACTTAGATAAAAAAGAACACAAAATTAAAATTGGTTTTTCTCTTGGTACCTTAAAAGAAGAAAGATGGATCAAAGATCGAGATATATTAATGGCAAAGTTGCGGGAATTGGGGGCAGAGGTTTTAGTGCAAAACGCTAATAATGATGACCAAGACCAATTAAAACAGGTGAGATACCTTTTGGACCAAAAAATTGACGTACTTATCATTGTTCCTAATGACCTTGAAAAAGCCTCTTATGCGGTATCATTGGCACAAAAAGAAGGAGTAAAGGTGATATCCTATGACAGGCTTGTTACAAAATCAAATGTAGACCTTTATATATCCTTTGACAACGTAAAAGTTGGAAAACTGATGGCGGAATATTTAGTGAAAAAAGTGCCAAAAGGAAATTATCTCATAATAAACGGTGCTACGACGGATAACAACACAAAAATGATAAAGGAAGGATATGACAGTGTTCTAAATTCCAGAATTGAAAGTGGAGACATAAAAATTGTAAAAGAAGACTGGGCACCTAATTGGATGACGGAATATGCTTTTAATTCTACTGATGAACTGCTGCAAAAGGGTGTGAAAATTGATGCCGTAATAGCAGGGGATGATGCTTTAGCAGGAGGAATTATAGAGGCTTTATCAGAGCACAGATTGGCGGGAAAAGTATTGGTTGCAGCTCAGGATGCTGACCTTGCTGCATGTCAAAGGATAGTGGAAGGAACTCAGGCTATGACAGTGTACAAACCAATTGATAAATTGGCAGAAGCCACCGCAAAAATGGCTATGAAACTTGCAAGGGGAGAAAAATTAAACGTGAAGAATACCATATATGACGGGAAATATTACGTTCCTTATTATGTTCTTGAACCAATTGCTGTTGATAAAACTAATATAGATGATACTGTAATAAAAGACGGTTTTCACAATCGCGATGAAGTATACAGAAATATATCTAAATGA
- a CDS encoding sugar ABC transporter substrate-binding protein: MSNKRRLVVVVIAVLLLVSAFLGGCGSSKQTSNSSSNSSSSNQASNNKIAVGIVLPTKDEPRWIQDETRFKDALKNTPYSAEVLFSQGDPAKEKANVETLISKGIKVLILCPQDANAAAASAEEAKKAGVKVISYDRLILNTDAVDYYVTFDSVQVGKEQGQYLVDHATGKGNPLYLYAGALSDNNSFLFFQGAWEVLQPKIADGTFVIANSDKAVALKDKKDLTRDEMASIIGQITTNWDFNTAKNLAQANLAKAPKNLKGNVFILAPNDGTARSIADTFKADPDIKSYVITGQDAEKPSIQYIIDGKQSMTVFKDVRILVKDAINAALTYLDGKTPESTKTYNNGVKDVPSKPSPVQVVDKNNVKQALIDSGYYKESDFTWPK, translated from the coding sequence ATGAGTAACAAGCGTAGACTTGTAGTGGTAGTGATAGCAGTCCTGTTGTTAGTATCTGCTTTTCTCGGTGGTTGTGGTTCCTCAAAACAAACTTCTAATTCGTCTTCTAATTCATCTTCTTCAAACCAGGCTTCTAATAACAAAATAGCTGTTGGTATTGTATTACCAACAAAGGATGAGCCAAGATGGATTCAAGACGAGACTCGCTTTAAGGATGCATTAAAAAATACCCCTTATTCTGCTGAAGTTCTTTTCAGCCAAGGCGATCCTGCTAAAGAGAAAGCCAATGTAGAAACTTTGATAAGTAAAGGTATAAAGGTACTTATCCTATGTCCTCAAGATGCAAATGCAGCAGCAGCTTCTGCAGAGGAGGCTAAAAAAGCAGGTGTAAAGGTTATATCTTATGACAGATTAATACTTAATACAGATGCAGTAGATTATTATGTCACTTTTGATAGTGTACAGGTAGGTAAAGAACAAGGACAATATTTAGTTGATCATGCAACGGGTAAAGGCAATCCTTTATATCTCTATGCTGGTGCTTTATCTGATAACAACTCTTTCTTATTCTTCCAAGGCGCATGGGAAGTTTTACAGCCAAAGATCGCTGATGGTACTTTTGTAATTGCAAATTCTGACAAAGCAGTTGCATTAAAAGATAAAAAAGATTTAACTCGTGATGAAATGGCAAGTATTATAGGACAAATTACTACAAATTGGGATTTTAATACTGCTAAAAACCTTGCTCAGGCAAACCTTGCTAAGGCGCCAAAAAATTTAAAGGGTAATGTATTTATACTTGCTCCTAATGACGGTACTGCAAGGTCAATAGCAGACACTTTTAAGGCAGATCCGGACATCAAAAGTTATGTAATTACTGGACAAGATGCTGAAAAACCATCTATTCAATACATTATTGATGGCAAACAATCTATGACTGTCTTTAAAGATGTTAGGATTCTTGTTAAGGATGCAATAAATGCTGCTTTGACATATTTAGACGGAAAAACACCAGAATCTACAAAAACTTATAATAATGGTGTAAAAGATGTTCCTTCTAAACCATCTCCTGTACAAGTAGTAGATAAGAATAATGTAAAACAAGCCTTAATAGATTCTGGATATTACAAAGAAAGCGATTTTACTTGGCCTAAATAA
- a CDS encoding sugar ABC transporter ATP-binding protein produces MGTPLIELVNVTKSFSGVQVLFGVNFKVQPGEIHCLVGENGAGKSTLMKILSGVYPYGEYEGEIRLEGYPVRFFSIKDSEKAGISIIHQELSLVPEMTVYENIFLGNEIKKGSIVDTFEEIERARQLLLKVKGENINPTVKAKDLSVSMQQLVEIAKALSKNPKVLILDEPTSALSETESENLLILLKELKEQGVTIILISHRLKEVLKVADSITVLRDGQTVAYFNCKTEEIDEKKIIKHMVGREITNLYPMPIAKPLDEPIMETKNWNVVEPNTGRYLVKDANIVLKKGEIVGLFGLVGAGRTEFGLSLFGNPYGYIVSGDIILKGRKVKFKTPEDAIKQGVLYLTEDRKEKGLILINSIKENISLANLKALKKGITVDEAKEIEIAQGFQKKLNIKARNVEVNVSTLSGGTQQKVLVAKGLFAEPDVIILDEPTRGIDVGAKYEIYTLIRELASEGKAILLISSELPEILGMSDRIYVMSKGKITGELKSEEANQEIVMAYAVS; encoded by the coding sequence ATGGGTACCCCGCTTATAGAGCTTGTAAACGTAACTAAAAGTTTTTCAGGTGTACAAGTATTATTTGGTGTAAATTTTAAAGTTCAACCAGGGGAGATACATTGTTTAGTTGGAGAAAATGGAGCCGGCAAAAGTACTTTAATGAAAATCTTAAGCGGGGTATACCCTTATGGTGAATACGAAGGAGAGATAAGACTTGAGGGATACCCTGTAAGATTTTTTAGCATAAAAGACAGTGAAAAAGCCGGAATTTCCATTATCCATCAAGAACTTTCTTTAGTTCCAGAGATGACAGTATATGAGAATATCTTTTTGGGAAATGAAATTAAAAAGGGAAGTATTGTAGATACTTTTGAGGAAATAGAAAGAGCACGACAACTTTTATTAAAAGTCAAAGGTGAAAATATTAATCCTACTGTAAAAGCTAAGGACCTTAGTGTAAGTATGCAGCAGCTTGTTGAAATAGCAAAAGCACTTTCAAAAAATCCCAAAGTGTTAATTCTGGATGAGCCAACTTCTGCTTTAAGCGAAACTGAAAGTGAAAATCTACTTATTCTTCTGAAAGAACTTAAAGAACAAGGAGTTACAATTATTCTTATAAGTCATAGATTAAAAGAAGTTTTGAAAGTGGCGGATTCTATAACTGTTTTACGAGATGGGCAAACAGTAGCCTATTTTAATTGCAAAACTGAAGAAATAGATGAAAAAAAGATAATAAAGCATATGGTTGGAAGAGAGATTACAAATCTTTATCCAATGCCTATAGCTAAACCTTTAGATGAACCCATAATGGAAACTAAAAATTGGAATGTAGTTGAACCCAATACAGGCCGCTATTTAGTAAAAGATGCGAACATTGTATTAAAAAAAGGAGAAATAGTAGGGTTATTTGGATTAGTTGGTGCTGGACGTACAGAATTTGGACTTAGCCTCTTTGGGAATCCATATGGCTACATTGTTTCTGGAGATATAATATTAAAAGGCAGAAAAGTAAAGTTTAAAACTCCGGAAGATGCAATTAAGCAGGGAGTGCTTTATTTAACGGAGGATCGAAAAGAAAAAGGGCTGATTTTGATAAACAGCATAAAGGAAAATATAAGTTTGGCGAATTTAAAAGCTTTAAAGAAAGGAATTACAGTTGATGAAGCTAAAGAGATAGAAATAGCCCAAGGTTTTCAGAAAAAACTTAATATAAAAGCTCGTAATGTTGAAGTTAATGTTTCTACTTTGAGCGGAGGGACTCAGCAAAAAGTTTTGGTAGCTAAAGGCCTTTTTGCTGAACCAGATGTTATTATTTTGGATGAACCTACAAGAGGTATAGATGTTGGCGCAAAATATGAAATATACACATTAATAAGAGAATTAGCAAGTGAAGGCAAAGCCATTCTTCTTATATCTTCTGAATTACCGGAAATATTGGGAATGAGTGATAGAATATATGTAATGAGCAAAGGTAAAATTACAGGGGAATTGAAATCAGAAGAAGCCAATCAAGAAATCGTAATGGCTTATGCCGTGAGCTAA